TTTCAATTATTTAATATATATTTAATATTTTATTAGTTTATAATATGTAAAAAATTTAAAATAGATAATAGAACGTAAAAATAATTTGTATATTCAATGTTCATTCCGCGCAAGGTATAGATCTTAACGTAGCTATTAATATTATATTCACTATTTTGAATAGATTAGTGATATTTTAATGACTTCAACATTACTTACATAGCAATCTGGAGATGTATTTTTTGGATTTCTTTTGTCATCGCAATCAGGTAATAATATATGTTGTGTATTTATTTTGTCAGTGTACTGCAAATAAAAAGAAGAAGAAAAATTGAATTAATGATAATATTTAGTATCAAGCAAAAAAAAAATGCAAATTGATTAAAGCAGAGTGTGTACCTTATGGTATTCTTCAATAAGTTTCAGACACTTTGTGTTAAGTGGATCCACATTTCCATAATTTCCCTTGCAGTTTATCTTCAAAGACTGTAAACAAAATTGGGGGAAATCGAATAAAAACCTCTCAAAAAGACGATCAGTGACACTTTAAACTTTGAACTTATTTAACAAGGACTTTAAAATTTCAAAGTGACACTTATATTATAAAAACTTCCAATCTGGCTTACTTGTAAATCAAGTTAAAACTGTAACATTTACTGTTCAACATCGATGATGTGCCGGTTTACTTTTTTTCTATAATAATGTTTAAATTATTTAATAATAAAAGAAATATAAAAATTTATAAAATATAAAAATTCATTAAAATTTAAAAAGAATCATTAAATTCACACAAATAAAAATTCACACAAAAAGTATTTATATTATTTTATTATTTTATTAATAAAGATAATATAAAAATCACAAAAATAATAAAAAAAATCACAAAAAATCAAAAATAAAATTTGTTTTATAAAAATCAGAAAACACTATATTTTAATGTTTATTGGTTGGGAATTTTCTGAATTTTTATAACTAAATTCAAAAAGCGTCTAAGGAATAACGTGCCGTGAGTGCTATAAACGGGCTACTCTCAAAAATCCTGATTTTTCCAAAATCCAACCAACACACACATAACATTAAAGATAAAAAAAAATCCAAAATAACTATCTGGGTTACGATTAGTTTAATTTAGATTATAAAAATTCATTATCTGATTCTCATGAACCAAATCAAAGCAAACAAATTAAATTCCAAGTATTTTAGTAGCTATTCACAAACCCTATATTAATCTACCTATAAAAATTCCCGAAAATCCCCAACCAATAAACACTTTTATAGCTTTAAAGTGTATGTGGTCGCCATTTTGAAGGGTTCTTATGCAATTTTTCCAAAAATACGTTGTTGTCTCAATTAAAGCTATAAAAGTAATAATAAAAAAAATTAAAGATAAACTCGGGGCCAGGCTTAGTTCGTCAACTATAAAATTCTCAAGCGACAAATTAAGTATTGCGTATATTTTATACCTCGTGGAGTTCATCAGATATTAATGACATTCCATGAGAAAATGGAATACGGTAATTTTCTTCAAATTCAGGATATGTTACTGGGTTTCCGAGCACATAACCCTGGTTTTGTACAAAAATATTAATAAATTTTTAGTGATCGAAAATATGTTCATAAGAATGAGTTGAAAGTTAATGACCTGTAGATTTATGAGAGGTTTACAACATTTATAGTTTCCTGCATCATAGTGTGTAATGTTAAAAACGTGAGAATACCAGATCGATTGATTCGATAAAATAACATACCTTGTGAGATTTCTTGAACGAGTGCCGGAACAGTCTTACCGGAATAAGAATCCCCGGTAGCGTAAAAAGGGTTGGAGAAAAATTGTGGATGCTTGCTTAACCACTGCCCAAAAGTATGTTTATTTTCTAATTGATGAGCTAACTAATCGCTGGCAATAAAAATATATACTGCTTCGAATACAAAAACAGGTTGTGCTATAATGAACTGGCCTACATCTCGCCAAGGTCGATAAGACTAGCATATAATACAAAACCGTGAAGGCACAAAGACAAGTGGTTAAGTTTGTCATATTACCTTCTGAAGAAACTCATGGATCATCTTAGCTTCATTTGTGTCACTAGTTTTACCAAGTGGAGTTCTTGAGTAGGAGAAGCCAGCTCCAACTGGCTGATCCAAGTATATTATGTTTGCCATCTAAATATGTGATCAAATTTTAAAAAGATCAAAAAAAGATTGGGTTTATGATCGACATATGAACGTACTTTCCGCTACCTGCGTCCATGAATATGTAGTAGACACCAAAGAAACGAGACTTCCATTGTAAACCTCAACCTTCACAGCCACCGGTCCTGTTTTGTTCTTTGTTCTTACCACTTTTAACATATCATTTAAAATGGTGCTTAATTAGAGAAAAATGATATTTTATAGATTTACCGTTCTCAAAAAGAAGGCCTTCGAGAGAAGAGCACCCAGGTCCTCCATTCAACCATAAAAGAAGAGGATCTTCTTTTGGATTCTTCTCAGATTTGATGAAGTAGTAGAACAACTGCAAGTTCTCTTCCTCGCCAATGCCAATGTATCTTTTGTTCAGAAGAATGGCTAATTACTAATTGCAAACTTGAACACAAATTATTGTATTGGTAACAAGAAAAGTAACATTTTACGAACCCGGTTTCAAGTTCGAAAGGAAGAGGGCCTTCAAAACCAGGAAGAAACTTGACGATAGAGCCAGAATCAGCATGATGACTGAAGACAAGTATAAGTAGAAGCAGAACCTTTAGTGTCATACTCATTCTCTTTTTAATTTCTAAATATCAAGTCCTTTATGGATTAGATATGTATATATAGATATCATTGTGCTAATACACTCGTCGGTCCACGTTGAAGAAATGGTTTTCAATGGAGCAACCATTTTGTGAGTCACGTGGTTGGTGCAGCAACCATCACAATGCAACCATCACATCACACACTATTCGATCATGATAAGATGGTGACAGCTGTTATGTTTTTATCCTTTCCCTTTTCATGGTCCTCATTTAGCTCAAGCCCGTTCCCACATAAATTTTAGCCCAACAAAAACATAAATGTTTGGGCTTTTAACTGAATATGAATGCTGACAAAAAAACATAATATGAATATGAAAATCTTTTTAGACCAACAAGTCTGGGTTTCAATTCCCGGAGAATGCAGAATTATACAAATTAAAGGAGAAAAATCTTACAAGAGATCTTCAGCATGGTGCAAAGAGTACCGTCAAGTAAGGATCCCCTAGGTCGGTTCAAGCGTGAATCCTCATACAACACGTAGAATTGTCGGTTGTACAATCATCTGTAATATTTCTCATAGTTGTAATAGCATAATTATCCAGCGTTAAAAAAATATATATATGAAAATCTTTCTTATAAATTATGGTGTTGTTCGCAAGTTCTTGGCTGAGTTTTCCGGCTCTAATCCAATGGTTTAAAGTTTTGGCTCATGTTTACTTAAATTTAGGAAGTCGCAAGGTGAACTTTGAAAGGTTTGTACATATATTGATATGGAAGCGATTGGTTCTTAGTGTTGTTTTTTGGTATAAAGATTGTTCAACGTCCGTTTATGACCGTAAATGCAAGTCTTCTCAGGATTCTATGCTAGGTTTTGAGCTCAGGAAGCAGTCTCGGACTCAGGCTTGTTAGTGCTATGTTTCTATGCTCCTTGGCTCTTACTTGGGAGTAGTCTTCGTTTTATTTCTCTTTAGTTTGAGGATATCCTATGGTGTCTACTGATGCTACTGTTCATCCTTCACTCATATGTTTTTAAATTATCTCTTATATAATTGGTTCCTTGTTGGATTTGTCCCCATGTGGAAGATATTCTTCGCCATTCTATAACTCTTTTTATTTTGATATGAAAAATCATCTTTAAAACAAAAAAGAGAAACAAAATTCTCTCTACTTCCTTGAGATTCAAAACCTTGAGTGTAAAGGTTGTCTTTAGAATTTAGGGTTTAAAACAATGTTTAGGGTTTAGGGGTTCAAATAGCATTTCTTAGCATTAGAAAAATGTTATTACATGTCTTTGATAGCATTACTAAAGCCGCTTAAATAATGTTTTGGCGCTTAAGTCTAATTTCCCGATAAGTATTGACGGAATTACTGATTTTATTTTTTTGCTCACTTAATTTTCAAAATAGTATTAATTAAATGTTATTTTAGGTTTCACTCTATCATAGCGTTTATCCAACACTATTATATAATATGGTAATTTCTAAATCATCTACGATAACAGTTCATTAAAACATGCTATAACAATATGCTATCAATGTTGACTATTTTGTAGTAAATGTATTTAACTTGTGTTTTAATATATACATATATATATTATCACATTTAAGACGTGCATCTGTCATTTAATAAAAATAATCAACACATAATATTCTCTTTGTTTCAGAATGTTACATATTTTAGATTTTTCACATATTTTAATAAAACACATTAAATGTGCATAATATTTTGTGATTATCTTTTTTTTTTCCCATAATTTTAAGCCAACAAAAATCTAATTAGTGCAATTAAGTTTTTTTTTTTTGAAATTTGCAGTTAGTTAATAAAACATGTATTGAAAATACAAAAAAAAAATAGATCTTTTTGAAACAGATTTTTTTTTTTAGAATATGTAACTTTATGAACGGAGGGAGTAATATCTAAGATAATACTTGCTTCTACATAATTATATTTTGGCAGATTTAAGTTTTGTTAGTTATACTGTGTAAAAAATAGATTTTAAAGTTTTACCAATTTTTTATACGATTATAGTTACTATAAGAAACTTTCATTGAATTTTTTTTTTCAAAAATATGTATTTTTTTATACACCTAACTATAACAATAGCATTCACATATTAATTATGAAAGTATATTAAAGTATTTTTAGAAGTGATACATTTTCTCTCAACTACAAAAATTTCATTATTTTTACTTATAACTTGATATATTTATTATGATTATTTTTCAAAATAAAAATATCTTTCAAATAATATCTGAACTAAGAGAATGTATCCGAGATCCGTTACAAAACCATATGCCAACAATTAATTGATGTCATGTCATAAGTTCTCAAAGCCATTCATCTTTTTTGGTAAAAATGAATATGGTGATGACAGTAAATAAATCACTTCTCAA
The DNA window shown above is from Brassica oleracea var. oleracea cultivar TO1000 chromosome C3, BOL, whole genome shotgun sequence and carries:
- the LOC106336073 gene encoding serine carboxypeptidase-like 10 isoform X4, with product MSMTLKVLLLLILVFSHHADSGSIVKFLPGFEGPLPFELETGYIGIGEEENLQLFYYFIKSEKNPKEDPLLLWLNGGPGCSSLEGLLFENGPVAVKVEVYNGSLVSLVSTTYSWTQMANIIYLDQPVGAGFSYSRTPLGKTSDTNEAKMIHEFLQKWLSKHPQFFSNPFYATGDSYSGKTVPALVQEISQGNYKCCKPLINLQGYVLGNPVTYPEFEENYRIPFSHGMSLISDELHESLKINCKGNYGNVDPLNTKCLKLIEEYHKYTDKINTQHILLPDCDDKRNPKNTSPDCYYYLYYLIECWANNERVREALHVKKGTKGHWQRCNWTIPYNHDIISSVPYHMNISLSGYRSLVYSGDHDITMPFLGTQAWIKSLNYSIIDDWRPWKIKDQIAGYTRTYSNKMTFATIKESILHFDYRGVDTRQSINQTRHLSCSKGGSVDILCKRIHGFTYNDH
- the LOC106336073 gene encoding serine carboxypeptidase-like 10 isoform X2, which translates into the protein MEDLGALLSKAFFLRTNKTGPVAVKVEVYNGSLVSLVSTTYSWTQMANIIYLDQPVGAGFSYSRTPLGKTSDTNEAKMIHEFLQKWLSKHPQFFSNPFYATGDSYSGKTVPALVQEISQGNYKCCKPLINLQGYVLGNPVTYPEFEENYRIPFSHGMSLISDELHESLKINCKGNYGNVDPLNTKCLKLIEEYHKYTDKINTQHILLPDCDDKRNPKNTSPDCYYYLYYLIECWANNERVREALHVKKGTKGHWQRCNWTIPYNHDIISSVPYHMNISLSGYRSLVYSGDHDITMPFLGTQAWIKSLNYSIIDDWRPWKIKDQIAGYTRTYSNKMTFATIKESILV
- the LOC106336073 gene encoding serine carboxypeptidase-like 10 isoform X3 — protein: MSMTLKVLLLLILVFSHHADSGSIVKFLPGFEGPLPFELETGYIGIGEEENLQLFYYFIKSEKNPKEDPLLLWLNGGPGCSSLEGLLFENGPVAVKVEVYNGSLVSLVSTTYSWTQMANIIYLDQPVGAGFSYSRTPLGKTSDTNEAKMIHEFLQKWLSKHPQFFSNPFYATGDSYSGKTVPALVQEISQGNYKCCKPLINLQGYVLGNPVTYPEFEENYRIPFSHGMSLISDELHESLKINCKGNYGNVDPLNTKCLKLIEEYHKYTDKINTQHILLPDCDDKRNPKNTSPDCYYYLYYLIECWANNERVREALHVKKGTKGHWQRCNWTIPYNHDIISSVPYHMNISLSGYRSLVYSGDHDITMPFLGTQAWIKSLNYSIIDDWRPWKIKDQIAGYTRTYSNKMTFATIKESILGGGHTAEYKPNETFIMFQRWISGHPL
- the LOC106336073 gene encoding serine carboxypeptidase-like 10 isoform X1, whose amino-acid sequence is MSMTLKVLLLLILVFSHHADSGSIVKFLPGFEGPLPFELETGYIGIGEEENLQLFYYFIKSEKNPKEDPLLLWLNGGPGCSSLEGLLFENGPVAVKVEVYNGSLVSLVSTTYSWTQMANIIYLDQPVGAGFSYSRTPLGKTSDTNEAKMIHEFLQKWLSKHPQFFSNPFYATGDSYSGKTVPALVQEISQGNYKCCKPLINLQGYVLGNPVTYPEFEENYRIPFSHGMSLISDELHESLKINCKGNYGNVDPLNTKCLKLIEEYHKYTDKINTQHILLPDCDDKRNPKNTSPDCYYYLYYLIECWANNERVREALHVKKGTKGHWQRCNWTIPYNHDIISSVPYHMNISLSGYRSLVYSGDHDITMPFLGTQAWIKSLNYSIIDDWRPWKIKDQIAGYTRTYSNKMTFATIKESILV